In the genome of Candoia aspera isolate rCanAsp1 chromosome 12, rCanAsp1.hap2, whole genome shotgun sequence, the window GTCTCTCAAGTATTAGCCACACTTAGCCAGGTGAGTGGCTTTAACATGGCAATCTTGAACCTCCACAAGATAAAAACCAGCCAAGTTATGTGTGGAAACTGCTTCTCTTTAGCTGACAGTAGAGCGCTCTCTCCCAAGTGCTTGTGTTCAAGAGCCAAAGTTTTAGGCCCAGGAAAGAAACACATAGAATACTGATGTCTCTTCTTTCCACCCAATCACAGCTCCTCAAGCCTTCCATCTGAGGTCACGCACAGCTGGAATAATACTTCCAATTTCCTACAGTCCCATCAGATTTTAAACTTGACAACCCAGGCCGCGTCCTGAGTAAACAATTGAGTCAGCCGCATATGCGCACACTAAGCGTTTACCTTGCTGTCAGCATCTGATCTTGCGGTTCACTGTCACATTTGGCGGTCTTTACAGGCAGCCCTTGGTCTGGCAATGAAGGTAATGTGATTGTCTGTGTCTGGACTGTTCTGTTGCAAAAGGGGGTTGCCCATTTTACATTTATAAACCTTACCCAGGAACAATCTGTAGAAAATTCTTCCAGTCTTAAAGGGATGCATCATTCACATTGGGTCATACAGGTCAGCCACACACCAAGGTATTCATCAAATTTCTCAGGCAAGAAGAAAAAGGTTCGTAGGAGAATGGTGGTTGATGCTACTGTTGCTGTTGCACTGGCGCTCGAGAAAGAGGTGCTGCGGGCAGAGGCCTGATCTGCTCACCTGCCAAGCTAGCAGGTTCACTACCTGGTTCAACCGGTCCTTCTGGGCTGTCACTTGGTTTAGATATTAGAGCAAAGCCCAGGGTACTCGGTCAGCAGTCACCCAAGTTGCGAGAAGGTTGATAGCCATGATCAGGGTGTGGGAACTTGAAGTTATTTTCCTTCTAATAAAAGGTTTTACTGTCAGGCTTCACCAGACCATTGCAATAGCAGGCAGAGATTCAAGAACAAAACTCTTTATAGTTACTTGAAAACCTGTAGTTAGAGCAGAAAACCAGGAACTACCAGCTGTGGCCTTGAACCAGCATCTGTCCCTAGACTCAAACCTTACATCTCTTTTTCCTGCCAGGGTGTCCTAAGAGTCTGAGAGCTAGTCATTTCTCAGTGGGTTGGGCGATTGACATCCGTACCAGAGATCCATAACAGACCTATCTGATTTTGGGCTGTTTATGTCTTTCCTAGCCTTCACTCTGCCATTTTAAAATGGTTCAGTCAATCAAAATAAATATCTTACCAGCTCTCCTTTCCCATGTCCCTCATAATTAATCCTCTCATTTTAAAAGATGAGGCATCATTGGTTTTTAACAACCTGACATCAAAGTTTTCCTTCTGGATTGTAGCACACGGGCAAGTTTAATCTTCCCCTTGCCGTAACCATAAGGAACAGGAGTGTATCAAAGCTTCAATGCACTCATAAAAAACAACTTCAATTGtcctgttgtggctgccatcttgacttttttgaccgtatCCTCCGGGCATCCTCACTGATGAATAACCCTCCTAGGCGTAAATTGCAGTTAGCAACAGGAATTAATTCTGGTTCTACAGgaatggtggttgtttttttgtaATCCTATGATGAGACCGCAAGCTATCTAATTACCACAAGGCATGTGATTGTTGTGGTATGaccctgctttatttttatttattcaaatttaattaccgcctatctcccccaaaagagggactcttttctATCTTACTCTTGCTAGCATAATCATTTAAATCAACTCAGCACGTAAGCAGTTGCCCCAGGCAGAAAAGTTGGGACGCAGTGAATATTCCCAAGCCCATCTTTCTCCTATCTCGGTTTTGAGTCTCCTGGACCAGAACCCCCTTCAGCAAACAGGTCCTTGGCCAAAAGCATGCTTGCCCTGTGTCAAAATGGCTGCAAGACTGGATGTGCCTTGCAACTACACCTTCCCCTCTTTGCAAATGTTCTTCCTTGGTTTCTACTTACTCAAGGACCAGCAAAGACCAGCAAGAACCAGGTCTTGAAAATATATCAACTGTGTGCAGAACCCAAAGGAGACAGAAACCACCAAAACTAAGTAACGCCCTTAGATCCCTCTATGGCATCCCTGTAACACCTCTTACACTGGGCTCTTACTTGGATGAACATCATGGCAGTAAGAGCAATGAAACATTACATGTTTTTCTGCTCTTTTAGCATCCACAGGTAGCACACCAGTGACCTTTTTTCAAGGTCTCTATTGGGGAGGGAGAAATCAAAGGGCTATCTTCAAGACTGCTATGAGGAATTCTTGTCATTTGGAAAGCATTTGACCTTGTAACTCCAGAGGAAATGGGCAGGATCCTTGGAACTACTAATCCAGGGACCTGTCTTTAGATTGATGCCCGTCCTGGTtagtcaaggctgcctgggaactgatgtgtggttgggtcaaTGTGGTtgggttaatgcatccttgaacGAAGGGGTGGTTCTGTCTGCCCTGAAGGAAGCAATGCCCCATCTTCAACAAGACATAGCTGGAATCAACAGAGCTAGACAGTTTTCCTCCATGTTCAAACTTTTCCTTTTTAGAGGTTGAGATGGTCAGATTGCAGTTTCAAGATGTTCTACAACCTGTTGTCTTTATGATGTGCAGCCCCCTGTCCATTTCCAGAAATACTTGTTATTGTGGTTTGTAGCTTTCTTGTAAGGCACAAAAAGTCAGTTTAAAGCCTGTTACAGGACAGAGGTGCACAACTTGGCCTTGATTGGTTGAATTCTCCAGAGACTTCCAACATGTTAAAAACTGTACTAATTTTTAATGACACAGGAGGAAGTTATGCAATCCATGACTACTTAGTAATCATGTTAGCTATGTGTAATTAATTCATTGGAAATTATCATTTTTAGCTTTTAGCATACCACTCAAAGACCAAGTTGCCCATAAAAAGCTGCTTATTGCTGCTACACATGGTCCTTTTATCTGGGAAATGGGGCCAATTAAACTTCCCTATTTTTCCCTCCTGCACAACTATTTTCTCCACTTGGATCAGATTGTGGAGTTTCCCATTGTGTCCCACTGCTTTGCATTACCCTGAGTAGTAACACATAGCCCACCTTTGGGCAAATGTCTTCTTTGCACCATATGTTCATAGGCACATTTGTTCCAGACCAAGCAGAAGGAACCTCTAAGGATAACTCTGTTCTACAAGACTCAACATGTGACCCATCAGTTTTGGAagtggaggaagagaagaggggCACATGCCAAGAGGGCCAGCATGTCATTAAGATCACAGGCATTTGGGGAACACAACGCTCCAGCCTACAGTGCTGCGTTCAACATCCCACCCATCCTTGGATACCATGCAAAGCAGCTGAAACAGAGTTTATTTCCATTGGCAAGGCAATCCATAATTGAGCCACCCAAGATAATTAACTTAAACCAGTCTTTCCAAACTTGGCATAGTTTACtgaagctcccagaattcccaaccagcaacCCAGAGAGATCCAGGAGCtaccaaactggggaaagctgAAGGCTGTAGAATGTTGGTTTAAAAACCATGGTGACCCAACTCCACAAGCTGGTAGAATACCTATGTTCTACCAACGAAAAGTTCTTATTTGCAAATGTCAATGTCTTTAAAGACCATATAGCACAATGGCCTACAGCATTAGAAGAACCATGCTCTTCCTCATGACCAGACAGCTCCTTGGGATTTTGTGGATTGCTTTTCCTGAGTAACACACTTCTGCTGCAAGGTGCTCTTAAAAACTCTCACACACCTCTCCAAAAAGAGGGTGGGGTGAGGGAAAAAATTCCCATTAACAATAAACCTGTTCTGGGGCTTTcatctaagccagcctttctcaatgttttggtcctggaggaacccttgaaatattttccaggcctcgggaaacccctgcaTTAAGGCAGGGgttagaccagaagttacaaaattattttctttcatgtgtaggcctaaatatatgcattcacattgttcttaaactaaaaataacaaaacgtacctctttaatgtgaagttgcccaaatttgaaataatttttaaaataaatcatgatctcccagggaacccctagggacctctcatagcaccctagggctccacggaaccctggtggcaAAACCCTGATCTAAGCCATGTAGAGCTGCCATAATtataaaaatagcagcagaagaCTGAGCAGTCATCAGAATCAAGATGGAGAAAACTTCACCCTTGCTGAAAAGGGAAGGTCCAAAAGAAGAGCTTTGAATCCCAGACGGTtgggtttctctctctcctttgctcCCTTGGGCTGTGGCAAAGGCTTCCATCTTTGACTTCGGTTGACCTTAGAGACCTGTCTGAGCCTTGGCAGACCACCAGAAAACCTGAGGACCATACATTACACAGAGTAATCAGGAGAACATCCTAGAAGGTAGTGGCCATCCCACTTCCATTGTGTgggtgtccatgaagtcatggagTTAAACTTGACTCACAGAAGACTTTGTTTTTGAAACATGAGCCTGATAAGCTGACACATCATAAAGAGCACATGGTTTGCTTCTACATGTTGTACACATCCACCCACTGTGGTTTTTCAAGCAGAGTTTcaagttgtgcaaacacagcccatTACAGTTCTTTCCTTAACCATAGCTTAATGCGTTGTAAGAACTTTGCCAGCCTTTTATGGCCAAAGGCAGCCTCCCCCAGCAGGTTTTCCAGAGGGTTGGGACcactgctgggaattctgggagctgcagtcccaacgTACTGTGGGGGGTGCCAAACTGAAATGCGCAGTAGGCCACTGAATACATTGCCACAAAGAGCAGCAGAAAAGGATAATGCTTCCACTTCCAGTGTCTGGGCTTTTCAGTGGGAGAAGAGATGCTTGATTGAGGAGGAGCCTCATTTGTTCAAGAGAGCTCTTAAAAAAACTTCAGGGCAACCCAAACCAAGAGAATTATACTGCTGCAGGCCGAGTTCCTAAAAGCAGCCTAAACTTCCATGTCAGTCCATGTCTACCGTATTGAAATGGAGGCAGAAAGAACAAAGAGTCAAATTATGAAAGCTTTTTTACCTTCCTCTATACAGAGAAACAGGATTTCCCGGTATGAACCAAGCTTTCCCATAATTTTTCCATTTCAGGGCAGGGCATATAGAAATTAAATACCTGTTTACAGCCTTTTCAATAATCTGAGGCTATTGTTGCCATCTCACACAAATAAGGAGCAAAAGTTGGGTCCTAGAAGGAACTTTCCTTCATGCCAAGAAAAAAAGGTAACCAAATCATGAGCTTCACTGAATCTTCGTATCCAATTAGGGTGCAGCTAAAACAGCAGCAAAGATTACATGTTCAATGCAAGTTTTAAAACAACACTGTGTgtacaattattaggcaagtgagtattttgaccatatcatttttatgcatattttccacctccaagctgtataaacctgaatgcttattggatataagcatatcaggtgatgtgtatttgtgtaacgagtgagggtgtggcctaaggagatcaacatcCTTTATCAAGGtatgcataattattaggcagcttcttttcctcaggcaaaatgggccaaaagagatttgactgactctgaaaagtcaaaaattgtaaaaagtctttcagagggatgcagcactcttgaaattgctaagatattggggcgtgaccacagaaccatcaaacgttttgttgcaaatagtcaacagggtcgcaagatacatgttgagaaaaaaagacgcaaattaactgccaaagatttgagaagaatcaaacgtgaacccattatcctccagtgctgtcgtATTCCAGAACTGCAGCCTACCTTGAGTgtccagaagtacaaggtgttccgtactcagagacatggccaaggtaaggaaggctgaaactcgaccaccactgaacaagacacataagttgaaacagcaagactggccaagaaatatctgaagacagatttttcaaaggttttatggactgatgagaccagatggatgggcccgtggctggatcagtaatgggcgcagagctccacttcgactcagacgccagcaaggtggaggcggggtactggtatgggctattattaaagatgagctagttggacctttttgggttgaagatggactccaaatcaactcccaaacctactgccggtttttagaagacactttcttcaagcagtggtacaggaaaaagtctgcatcttgcaagaagaccatgatgtttatgcaggacaatgctccatcgcatgcatcgaagtgcTCCACCGCGTGGCTAGCCAGtcaaggcctcaaagatgaaagaatgacgacatggcccccttcctcagcTGACCGAAACCCTCTTgggaacttgtgggcccttctcaaacgggagatttatggtgaaggaaaacagtacacctctctgaacaatgtctggttgctgctgcacaaaaagttgatcgtcaacagatcaagaaactgacagactccatgaatggaaggcttatgactgttactgcaaagaagggtggctatattggtcactgattttttgtttgaaatatctgaaatgtttatttgtaaattttgagttattattctcactttaacagatgaaaataaatgagatggaggaattttcatttttcatttagttgcataataattctgcacactaacagttgcccaataattgtgcacacatagatatgctcctaagaaagccaaaacctcacttttactttcttaaatattcaggcttgaggtttattaacattttggattgaccgagagcactgtagttgttcaataatgaaattcatcctcagaaatacaacttgcctaataattgtgcatgcagtgAAATTGATTGCATTTCTGAATGTCCTACAGATTTACTTCTAGTTATTGCTTTCaaagtttaaaatttaaatgtCCCAATAGGTTTGCAATTATTTATAACTGCATGTTTAATTAAGGCAATACTTAGATGCTTTGTAAGAACAGACATTCATTTGAGAAGCAAACACAACATTGATGTTAATTACAAACAATATTTTTGAGGCAGTAGGAAAGGGAGAAAGCGGGCTGCAATTCTTAGCTAGGCACAGAAGGTATTTAGAAAATACAACTGCTTGGTGTCCCCTTTTTAATATCCAATGAAAAACCATTCTTTGTATATAATAACGGAAGATGAAAACGGTAGCAAAATCTATAAGCAAAAGCACAATTTATTTactcaataaaaattatacctAGTATGTatacaacagagaaaaaaataatctgatgTGTTCCCAAGCAGTTGTCTTAAGACTAACTGATGAATTAATAAGGTTTAATTTGATAAACCACTTGcttgagggggggaaaaaaatcctaataggTTAATCCAATAGCTTCTCTTCCACCTCCAAGGAGCTAAACTTTCAAAGAGATACAACTTTAAAAACATCCCAATTAAAAGTATACAAGTCACCAGAAAGGAAGTTTTGCTGACATGCCTGGCGCACAACGGTTAGAAGTATTGTGCACAAAGAAAGCATCTGCATTCAGAGCAAGATGGAAAATAAGGAGGTTTCACAGTGCCAAAATAACGCAACCAGCCACCTTTGCAGAGTTGGGGCAAAGAAGTCCCAGCAACCTGAAGGCAGCCCTGCACTGGCTGACTGAACCATGGTTACCCTGTTGAATCCAATTACATTGGTTCACAATGTCCTGAGTCATAAGCTAACCACACAGACCTGGATTTACGCAACACACTGAGCCATGGAGCAGCCAGCAATCACATTTTGCCCAAGTTatgttgtgcaaatacagccCAACGTACAAACTGGAAGCCTGGCTTCTACACGAAATGTGTTCATGCCAGTTGGCACTGGAAAAGCCCGGGTCAGCGAAGCCAACTTGCCATCTTGATCTTTCCAGTCTGCATCCAAACAAGGACACACCTCATGCTCAGGGGCTGCAGGGCTCTTGCTCGGCCAGGCTATCTTAATTCCCCGTGTTTATTCTTGTTTAGAAATAAATTCTGATGAAACTCGGGCTCTTTGCCATGATGCTTGCCCAGGGTGTGGAGAACCACACCACGTCTCATGGCTCAGCGCGGTGGAGGTTTGATCCTGAAAGTGTTTGCACAAAAGCACAGTGGAAAAGTCACTGACCTGTACAAAAagctttactgtttttaaaacaaaagtgttTATTTAAACAAGCATAAgcaattaattaatatatttccaCAGCAAGATAAATATCCCCGTTAAACTATCAGGTCATTCTATGGCGTGCCATAGAGTTGGGCTTCAGACAGCTGTACAGTGGGGGAGAAGGGCTGACGTTAGTGTTATTTACATTCCCATGTTCAATACCCCATACAAGGAAGGAGCTAAAATCAGACATAGGGGATTAATTTCACTGTTCTGCCAGGGTAGCGGAGTCGGTTTTGCTTTAATCCACAATGAAGCACGGGCTGTATGCAGCTAAATGACTCCAGTTAGTTGAGGTCTCCGGCATTCTACACACACTGGGATCGGGAGGGATGGGAACCTGGTTTGTGTTGGAAAACTGAAACTATACAACAGCCAAGTGTCTTTGGGCAAATATagagttttctcttttctttttaattgacaGCACAAACCTGGTATTATTTTAGGAACCCTAATCGAGAAGGTTTTGTTCTtgcgtttgtttttttttaaaattccgtTTCATAAGAGGAAATCACACTATTCTTTGTTTTACATGTTATAACCACCACACAAAAAGTGGCTGTTGCAAGCAGCATCTTGCCCATTGTTCCCTCACCACGTACTCAGCTGAAAGGACATCACAGCGGCTTAGACTACGCTCTCCCGGTTAGCCGAAGCCAAGACGGCCCGGCGGCAAATTGGGCAAGTGGAATTTTCGGACAGCCAGCGATCTATACAGTGCACGTGATACTCGTGGGAGCAAGGTAGTTTTCTAAGCTTATTCCCTTCGGTGTACTCGGTGATGCAAACGCTGCAGGTTTTCAGAGCATCGCTTTCGCCAAAATTCCTCATGGCAAGGTTGTCGATTTGTTCTTTGGTGAGCCCTCTTGGCTGGTCATCGTCTTCTTCGTTAAGCAGGAAAAACTGGGCCAAGCTAAGGAACGGCAAAGAGCCGCTTTCTTCAAAAGTAACTGACCCCCTCGCGTTCCGCCCTTCCCGCCTCGGGCCGGCCGCGGGCCCCCCTTCCTGGCCGCCTTCGTACGCCTCTCCCGACCTGGCCTCGCGGCCTTCGTGGCTCAAGTGAGTATTTCCGCTGCCGCCTCCGGCCTGGGGCTCCGCCATTTCCACGTTGGGGCTTGGGGCCGAGCCCCCGGGGTCAGCATCGCTATCGCTGTACATGAAGTAGCTGAGCTCGCCAAAGCCTGTCATGATCTGCCTTAGCATGGTCTGAATGGCAACCGAAGTGGTCTCGCTCAGGCCCGTGTTCAAGATTCTGCGAATGGGAATCCTAATGGTACTGACATAAGTTCTCACACCTGCCCTTTCCGAGCGTGAAAATGTACGTCTAAACCCTCCTCGCTCACTTTCGTAAGTGACCGTATTGTTTGGCGTCTGGGACCTGGATCGAGTTCGGTTGGCTATACTGTCTCTCTGCCTGTATTCTCCTGGACGAACCCGTCTCACTTGCAAGTCGAGAACGATCGTCGGGGGTCTCTGTCCGGGGGCTGCTGGTTCCACGCTGCCACTTGTTTCTGAAGAACCTGCTGCCTGAGGGACAGGTCTCGCTTCCGAGGTTGAAAAGAGGACAGTATTTTCAGTGGGCATCTCGGAACCTGCTGCGTGTTGCCGTATGACCATGTGCTGTCTTGTTCTAGAACTGCCTTCTGCTTCACCGACCAAGGGAAGATCAGGTGTCTGAGAGGACATACTGTGATGTATCCTGCGAGGAGATTCACTCACTGGACTAAGGGGGGATCTACTTCTATCAGTCCTTGCCCGTGTCCTCCGCT includes:
- the RLIM gene encoding E3 ubiquitin-protein ligase RLIM, with the protein product MESSDANNKGNINQSEAQRRSQLDRLDREEAFYHFVNNLSEEDYRLMRDNNLLGTPGEITEEELLRRLQQIKEGPPQQHPEDNRGAESTEDVSNGDSIIDWLNSVRQTGNTTRSGQRGNQSWRAVSRTNPNSGDFRFSLEINVNRNNGNPSTEAEGEPSVEPPTGEDLENNRSDTETSRSASPPALRQSSSPSVARQPDSEMSYPEEPSEDISLQRGQRRSRSRSPEQRRTRARTDRSRSPLSPVSESPRRIHHSMSSQTPDLPLVGEAEGSSRTRQHMVIRQHAAGSEMPTENTVLFSTSEARPVPQAAGSSETSGSVEPAAPGQRPPTIVLDLQVRRVRPGEYRQRDSIANRTRSRSQTPNNTVTYESERGGFRRTFSRSERAGVRTYVSTIRIPIRRILNTGLSETTSVAIQTMLRQIMTGFGELSYFMYSDSDADPGGSAPSPNVEMAEPQAGGGSGNTHLSHEGREARSGEAYEGGQEGGPAAGPRREGRNARGSVTFEESGSLPFLSLAQFFLLNEEDDDQPRGLTKEQIDNLAMRNFGESDALKTCSVCITEYTEGNKLRKLPCSHEYHVHCIDRWLSENSTCPICRRAVLASANRESVV